One region of Clavibacter michiganensis subsp. tessellarius genomic DNA includes:
- a CDS encoding type II CAAX prenyl endopeptidase Rce1 family protein, with protein MPASARPSSSAPSASEDRDEAAALASDPRLDAQTRRPQSWIRAVAVALLAWVVVGAGLGVAIGIADAVAKATGAGLLGKVVLQAVLMSALVVPVVVLLRRKVDRRSLVSLGLSRRVGPPIALGVGVGAVTGAAVWVPAALLGWIRVDGVDLAAFAGFLLLNGVVLALYEAIPEELALRGYMWTNLRDGTGLVVATLLTTALFPAIGVVIESGRWILRTIAGSDTGAFTPVPDGNDAIVYVLQLGLFGLALVAARRIPMEGALLIAMAFHWTQLTVTRMLLGGMDWASSGWDVAFVEPDAIALVLVHIVLAGIVFVAVRWRRERRAPGLRAVRAGPAAREGRVQETDLR; from the coding sequence GTGCCCGCATCCGCCCGCCCCTCCTCCTCCGCCCCGTCCGCATCCGAGGACCGGGACGAGGCCGCCGCCCTGGCGTCGGATCCGCGCCTCGACGCGCAGACGCGACGCCCGCAGTCGTGGATCCGCGCCGTCGCGGTCGCGCTCCTCGCCTGGGTCGTGGTCGGCGCGGGGCTCGGCGTCGCCATCGGCATCGCGGACGCGGTCGCGAAGGCGACCGGGGCCGGCCTGCTGGGGAAGGTCGTGCTGCAGGCCGTGCTGATGTCCGCGCTCGTCGTGCCCGTCGTGGTCCTCCTGCGACGGAAGGTCGACCGCCGCAGCCTCGTGAGCCTGGGCCTGTCCCGCCGCGTCGGGCCGCCGATCGCGCTGGGCGTCGGCGTCGGAGCCGTCACGGGCGCCGCCGTCTGGGTCCCGGCCGCCCTCCTCGGCTGGATCCGCGTCGACGGCGTCGACCTCGCCGCCTTCGCCGGGTTCCTCCTCCTCAACGGCGTCGTCCTCGCGCTCTACGAGGCGATCCCCGAGGAGCTCGCCCTCCGCGGGTACATGTGGACGAACCTCCGAGACGGCACCGGCCTCGTCGTCGCCACGCTCCTTACCACCGCCCTCTTCCCGGCGATCGGCGTCGTCATCGAGTCCGGCCGCTGGATCCTACGGACCATCGCCGGATCCGACACCGGCGCCTTCACGCCGGTGCCCGACGGGAACGACGCGATCGTCTACGTGCTCCAGCTCGGTCTGTTCGGCCTCGCGCTCGTCGCCGCGCGGCGGATCCCGATGGAGGGCGCGCTCCTCATCGCGATGGCGTTCCACTGGACGCAGCTCACGGTCACCCGCATGCTGCTGGGCGGCATGGACTGGGCGTCGTCGGGCTGGGACGTCGCGTTCGTCGAGCCGGACGCGATCGCGCTGGTGCTCGTGCACATCGTGCTCGCCGGGATCGTCTTCGTCGCCGTCCGGTGGCGGAGGGAGCGGCGGGCGCCCGGGCTGCGCGCGGTGCGCGCGGGGCCCGCCGCGCGCGAAGGCCGCGTCCAGGAAACCGACCTACGGTAG
- a CDS encoding MTAP family purine nucleoside phosphorylase translates to MTDTPAPADAAAPASTPRADIGVIGGSGLYALLDPATSTSHRIETPFGPTSSEVTVGELAGRRIAFLTRHGADHSVAPHLIDYRANVWALASLGVSAIVSSSAVGGVSPDYPPGSLVLTDQLLDRTWGRPDTFFDQGVVQHLSAADPFDPELHGLAAAALVELEGGDRADPAGPLRTSGTVVVVQGPRFSTRAESLWFRQAGAHIVNMTQYPEVVLASELNIGTVNLSFVTDADAGLAPLPGEQGDAVTAELVFARLRDAQPRIVRAIEAVIRAIPADYRGRPLIDPDAVASVLARPASGAGDATGARS, encoded by the coding sequence GTGACCGACACCCCCGCACCGGCGGACGCCGCCGCACCCGCATCCACCCCGCGCGCCGACATCGGCGTCATCGGCGGATCCGGCCTCTACGCCCTGCTCGACCCCGCGACCAGCACGTCCCATCGCATCGAGACGCCGTTCGGCCCCACCTCGAGCGAGGTGACCGTGGGCGAGCTGGCCGGGCGGCGCATCGCGTTCCTCACCCGCCACGGCGCCGACCACTCGGTCGCGCCGCACCTCATCGACTACCGGGCGAACGTCTGGGCGCTCGCCTCGCTCGGCGTCTCGGCCATCGTGTCGTCGTCGGCCGTAGGCGGCGTCTCGCCGGACTACCCGCCGGGATCGCTCGTGCTGACGGACCAGCTCCTCGACCGCACCTGGGGACGACCGGACACCTTCTTCGACCAGGGCGTCGTGCAGCACCTCTCCGCCGCGGATCCGTTCGACCCCGAGCTGCACGGCCTCGCCGCCGCCGCGCTCGTGGAGCTGGAGGGCGGCGACCGCGCCGATCCTGCCGGGCCGCTGCGCACCTCGGGCACGGTCGTCGTCGTCCAGGGACCGCGCTTCTCCACGCGCGCCGAGTCGCTGTGGTTCCGCCAGGCGGGCGCCCACATCGTCAACATGACGCAGTACCCGGAGGTGGTGCTCGCGTCCGAGCTGAACATCGGCACCGTGAACCTGTCGTTCGTCACCGACGCCGACGCCGGCCTCGCGCCGCTCCCCGGCGAACAGGGCGACGCCGTCACCGCGGAGCTCGTGTTCGCGCGGCTCCGGGACGCGCAGCCGCGCATCGTGCGCGCGATCGAGGCGGTCATCCGCGCGATCCCCGCCGACTACCGCGGCCGGCCCCTCATCGACCCGGATGCGGTCGCCTCCGTGCTCGCGCGGCCCGCCTCGGGCGCCGGCGACGCGACGGGCGCGCGCTCGTGA
- a CDS encoding Dabb family protein codes for MTPVTPYPSLTDAELTARDHVPGLVHHVVLFRLRDDATDAERDEVERRFRALADSPHPDGSGPYIRSLHAGRQSSPEGVGRGFELGFVLTFSSEGDRNLYLGEPLIADPTRIDPQHAAFKDHVGPLLAPDPHGVLVFDFTEPSTEPQPEPSTEPQPEPEQATEPAVSADGPAGASAA; via the coding sequence ATGACCCCCGTCACCCCCTACCCCTCCCTCACCGACGCCGAGCTCACCGCCCGCGACCACGTCCCCGGGCTCGTGCACCACGTCGTGCTGTTCCGCCTCCGCGACGACGCGACGGACGCCGAGCGCGACGAGGTCGAGCGCCGCTTCCGCGCGCTCGCCGACTCCCCGCACCCCGACGGATCCGGCCCGTACATCCGGTCCCTGCACGCGGGTCGGCAGTCGAGCCCCGAGGGCGTCGGCCGCGGCTTCGAGCTGGGCTTCGTGCTCACCTTCTCCTCGGAGGGCGACCGCAACCTCTACCTCGGGGAGCCGCTCATCGCGGATCCGACGCGCATCGACCCGCAGCACGCCGCCTTCAAGGACCACGTCGGCCCGCTGCTGGCGCCGGACCCGCACGGGGTGCTCGTGTTCGACTTCACGGAGCCGTCGACGGAGCCGCAGCCGGAGCCGTCGACGGAGCCGCAGCCGGAGCCGGAGCAGGCGACGGAGCCGGCGGTGTCGGCCGACGGCCCCGCGGGGGCGTCCGCGGCCTGA
- a CDS encoding glucose 1-dehydrogenase, whose product MTTTRFTDQVVLITGGGSGLGRAAAVRLASEGAKLALVDISEQGLQATVEAVTAAASDAEVLTVIADVSQESDVDAYVQQTVERFGRIDGFFNNAGIEGRQNLTEDFTAAEFDKVVAINLRGVFLGLEKVLAVMRAQGSGMVVNTASVGGIRGVGNQSGYAAAKHGVVGLTRNSAVEYGEFGIRVNAIAPGAIWTPMVEASMKQISADDPRGAAEQFIQGNPTKRYGEADEIASVVAFLLSSDAAYVNAAVLPIDGGQSAKY is encoded by the coding sequence ATGACCACCACCCGTTTCACCGACCAGGTCGTCCTCATCACCGGCGGCGGATCCGGCCTCGGCCGCGCCGCCGCCGTCCGCCTCGCCTCGGAGGGCGCGAAGCTCGCGCTCGTCGACATCTCCGAGCAGGGCCTCCAGGCCACCGTCGAGGCCGTCACCGCCGCCGCGTCCGACGCCGAGGTCCTCACCGTCATCGCCGACGTGTCCCAGGAGTCCGACGTCGATGCGTACGTGCAGCAGACCGTTGAGCGCTTCGGCCGCATCGACGGCTTCTTCAACAACGCCGGCATCGAGGGCCGCCAGAACCTCACCGAGGACTTCACCGCGGCGGAGTTCGACAAGGTCGTCGCCATCAACCTGCGCGGGGTCTTCCTCGGCCTCGAGAAGGTCCTCGCCGTCATGCGCGCGCAGGGCTCCGGCATGGTCGTGAACACCGCGAGCGTCGGCGGGATCCGCGGCGTCGGCAACCAGTCCGGCTACGCGGCCGCGAAGCACGGCGTCGTCGGCCTCACCCGCAACTCGGCCGTCGAGTACGGCGAGTTCGGCATCCGCGTCAACGCGATCGCGCCCGGGGCCATCTGGACCCCGATGGTCGAGGCCTCCATGAAGCAGATCAGCGCCGACGACCCGCGCGGTGCCGCGGAGCAGTTCATCCAGGGCAACCCGACGAAGCGCTACGGCGAGGCGGACGAGATCGCGTCGGTCGTCGCGTTCCTGCTGTCCTCGGACGCGGCGTACGTGAACGCGGCCGTGCTGCCGATCGACGGCGGGCAGTCCGCGAAGTACTGA
- a CDS encoding isocitrate lyase/PEP mutase family protein: MTIAARGQTLVDLHTAPELLRVVNVWDAITASAIGSLPETKALATASHSIAATFGYEDGEKIPLDLHLDMIGRIVTAVEQPVSADLESGYGDAGETVRRAIGVGVVGANLEDGMRPLDESIRAVEAAVAAAQAEGVPFALNARTDAYVLGGDRDRSDILADAVERSRAYMAAGATSIFVPGPLTEDEVRTLVDALGPQVLTVIGVPGSLSPARFEELGVARISYGPWTQRVALTALQDTAKDLYAGGALPEGTRPLN, from the coding sequence ATGACCATCGCCGCCCGCGGGCAGACCCTCGTCGACCTCCACACCGCACCCGAGCTCCTGAGGGTGGTGAACGTGTGGGACGCCATCACCGCCTCCGCCATCGGCTCGCTCCCCGAGACGAAGGCGCTCGCCACCGCGAGCCACTCCATCGCCGCGACCTTCGGCTACGAGGACGGCGAGAAGATCCCGCTCGACCTCCACCTCGACATGATCGGCCGCATCGTCACGGCCGTCGAGCAGCCGGTCTCGGCCGACCTCGAGTCGGGCTACGGGGACGCGGGCGAGACCGTGCGCCGCGCCATCGGCGTGGGCGTCGTCGGCGCGAACCTCGAGGACGGCATGCGCCCCCTCGACGAGTCGATCCGCGCGGTCGAGGCGGCCGTCGCCGCCGCGCAGGCCGAGGGCGTGCCGTTCGCGCTCAACGCCCGCACCGACGCCTACGTGCTGGGCGGCGACCGCGACCGGTCCGACATCCTCGCCGACGCCGTCGAGCGAAGCCGTGCCTACATGGCCGCGGGCGCCACCTCTATCTTCGTGCCCGGCCCGCTCACGGAGGACGAGGTCCGCACCCTCGTCGACGCGCTCGGCCCGCAGGTCCTCACGGTCATCGGCGTCCCCGGTTCCCTCTCCCCCGCCCGATTCGAGGAGCTCGGCGTCGCGCGCATCTCCTACGGCCCGTGGACCCAGCGCGTCGCGCTCACCGCGCTGCAGGACACGGCGAAGGACCTCTACGCGGGCGGCGCGCTCCCCGAGGGGACGCGCCCGCTCAACTGA
- a CDS encoding NAD-dependent epimerase/dehydratase family protein yields MSDGILLVTGGAGFIGGTVVAAALAEGRRVRILDSLRADVHGGAPEIDPRAELVHGDVTDPDQVARALDGVDVVCHQAAKVGLGVDFLDAPDYVHTNDGGTAVLLAAMTRAGVDRLVLASSMVVYGEGAYAGAAGPVRPPARRVADLDAGMFDPVDPATGEPLVPALIGEDVPLDPRNVYATTKLAQENLASSWTRATGGRAAALRYHNVYGPGMPQNTPYAGVASLFRSALARGEAPRVFEDGRQRRDFVHVRDVAGANLAALAWTADRDPGSFRAFNVGSGTVHTIGEMAEALAREAGGSAPVTTGEYRLGDVRHITASSDRLRTELGWEPQVGFEEGMREFATAPLRSAVG; encoded by the coding sequence GTGAGCGACGGGATCCTCCTCGTCACGGGCGGAGCGGGCTTCATCGGCGGCACCGTCGTCGCGGCGGCGCTTGCGGAGGGCCGTCGCGTGCGGATCCTCGACTCGCTGCGGGCGGACGTGCACGGCGGCGCACCCGAGATCGACCCGCGGGCGGAGCTCGTGCACGGCGACGTCACGGATCCGGACCAGGTGGCCCGCGCGCTCGACGGCGTCGACGTCGTGTGCCACCAGGCCGCGAAGGTCGGCCTCGGCGTCGACTTCCTCGACGCCCCCGACTACGTGCACACGAACGACGGCGGGACCGCGGTGCTGCTCGCCGCCATGACGCGCGCCGGCGTCGACCGCCTCGTGCTCGCGAGCTCCATGGTCGTCTACGGCGAGGGGGCCTACGCGGGCGCCGCCGGCCCGGTGCGCCCGCCCGCGCGCCGCGTCGCCGACCTCGACGCCGGGATGTTCGACCCCGTCGATCCCGCCACGGGCGAGCCGCTCGTGCCCGCGCTCATCGGCGAGGACGTGCCGCTGGATCCGCGCAACGTCTACGCCACCACGAAGCTCGCGCAGGAGAACCTCGCGAGCTCGTGGACCCGCGCCACGGGCGGTCGCGCCGCGGCCCTCCGCTACCACAACGTCTACGGGCCCGGCATGCCGCAGAACACCCCCTACGCGGGCGTCGCGTCGCTGTTCCGGTCGGCGCTGGCCCGCGGCGAGGCGCCCCGCGTCTTCGAGGACGGCCGGCAGCGCCGCGACTTCGTGCACGTGCGCGACGTCGCCGGCGCGAACCTCGCCGCCCTCGCGTGGACCGCGGACCGCGACCCCGGGTCCTTCCGCGCCTTCAACGTGGGCAGCGGCACCGTGCACACCATCGGCGAGATGGCCGAGGCGCTCGCTCGCGAGGCGGGCGGATCCGCGCCCGTCACCACGGGCGAGTACCGGCTGGGCGACGTGCGGCACATCACGGCGTCGTCCGACAGGCTCCGCACGGAGCTCGGCTGGGAGCCGCAGGTGGGCTTCGAGGAGGGCATGCGCGAGTTCGCGACGGCGCCGCTGCGGAGCGCGGTCGGCTGA